DNA from Kryptolebias marmoratus isolate JLee-2015 linkage group LG8, ASM164957v2, whole genome shotgun sequence:
TTAACTAACTAATTAACTAGTTATTAGGTGGACAATTACTGACCCTGAATTTCACATGAAAGCCCTTGAAAGAGAACTTTActtcaggttttgtttacatataaacaaatcacaaaatgaGTTCCTGATGAATAATTTTAGCAGCTTTATGGCAAAAAGGCTGATTGATTGATGGATCATGGAAATTATGTTTAGatacacaaaacagaaaaaaaatcttatgtgCACATAAAAAACCCCACTTATCTTAATACGCAGACCAATATCAAAAAGCAGCTCAAGCTCATTTTTGATACAGATTAAgatgctgaacattttgatggatgcagaaacacaaagttttcTGTCAATCACATGGTCAGGAACATAAACAGCACCACATCAGGCCTTAACTGCGATTAATTCCCACCTTAGAAGCCATGTATTGaccagcagagtgaggaaaagTCAGCAAGGCCAGAAAGAAGACCACCAGACCAGAGTACAGACCCTTCCTGCAGAGAGGTTTACACAAATAACAGGCGTTTAGGTCATTCCATGGTAAACCTATTAGGATTACATCATTTAACTACAGTATGTGATCGAAAGAACGAAGCTGAATAAGGTTTAGGAATTCTTGGAGCGAGTAAATGCCGCTGGAAAAGGCTTGACAGATGACATCACACTGTTAAGAGCTCTCACTCTGTCGTCAGCATCTTTAACACGAATGTGTTGGTTTTGGTGAAATTCAGGATCCAGCGATGACAGAAGAGGTAGCAGCAGCTCACAGCCCCACACAGCAGCCTGTTTTCAGACAGTGACACAATCCAGAATGATCGTTTTAATTCAGGCAGCAAGAGACGATCGGAAGTCGTTAGAGCCGTGGAAGGAGCGGGGAGGAGGGCAGGAAATTATATGAatgaggagaaataaaaactctgaataCTAATTAGAACTGATGGAAAACACGCAGACCTATTTATCCTTGTGACTGATATTAAAATGAAAGccaaatgtcagtttttattagCGGGACAAAGACAAATAGGGGACTTGTTTAACTATGCAGAAGCTTTCAAAGTAAACTCAccccagaaacacaaacagcagaatctCCAGCGGATAGAAAGGTAAAGCGGTGGGGAAATTAGTTTTGAACAACGCCTGGAGAGTCTCTGTGgacacaaaacacatctgagtCATCACTTTGGTTTCCAGCAGCCTGTTAGAGATCTAATATTCCAACACATTATTGCATTGACACTTTATTGAAATTTACAGCCAGCTTTGATGCTTCTCCTACTTTTTGTTGAAGGTGAAATTTCCAATTATAATCACACCTAATTAGATCACTAAATCAAAGCATTACATTTACCTTTAAATAgaagtgtttctttaaaacaacatgattCTTAGATAATTAGACTGACTGATTAGGAAGAAAACTGCCACTAACATGTTGTGTCCGAGTGTTTTTCAGTGACATATTCAGAACaagaaataagatttaaaaaaaaaacaagagaaacctTGAATACAGaagactggctaaaagctaaaagtagccaaatgctggttaaaatataaagtagtaaaatgctagctaaaagcaaaaactagcaaaacatgaactaaaaagcaaaaagtttcaaaaaggaaagttaaaagtagcacagGAAGCCAAAACTAGAGCAGTAAgctgaagcaaatttcaaagagaaaaatgttttttgaaggaattgaagagttGTCGATGTATTTGTATGGGGAAAATATTCgtaagtaaagtaaaatattttgaaaagtataagaattacaaaaacccacaaatctTAGCAAGTTAAAtagcacagtttgtttttatatttgattaaattctgcaaagttttcaaaagcagatagcctgcaaaaaaatgtacaaaaataaaaaacaagaaaatcagtATTCAGACAATTATTAATTTTTGCCAAACTTCCAGTCAGCGACACGGCTGATGTTGGATTGTTGTCTCCCCTCAGGGTTTCATGTCTCGGTGACTTTAACGTGAACTTTCTCCCTGCTGACCGTGCGGGGGTGGAGTGTTGACCGGTGCATCCATTACCTCCATCTCCGCTCCACATGGAGAGCAGGTGGAAGGTCAGCGCCCCACATGCAGCCGAGAAGAAACATGGGCAGTAATGCTTCAGGGCGAAGTGGGAACACATTACCTCCACGCTGAACAGCACTCCTGCACCACAAGAACACAAAGCAATGATAGGAGGAGTGTGTAAACGTAAAGGGTCAAATCCTTCAGACAGATTTACTTCCTGTTAGTACCTGAACAGTCATGTTCTGGATTTGAGCATCTGGAACTATATATTCTCAAAGACACAAAAGCTTGAATTATttcaattttctgcttttaaataataaaaaagctgtcTTTGGAGTTGAAAACTAACTCACTGAATTGGTTACCTGATATGGCATTAGTCTGGCTTCAAGTCAAGACACACTAGagttatttttgattaaaatgtccTTTAACTCCCAATCAAACAACTTTCTAGGTCTGCAATGATTTTAAAGATCCACATTTTCCCAGCAGATCACTTtgttctcagactgcaggtttatttgtctttataagAGTTTCTAAAAGAACCAGCTCCGAGTCTTTTTCCTGTGAGGCTGAAACTGTCCACTTTTAGGACTGCTGACTGAGTGAACCATCCCTTTAGTTATGctaataaagacagaaaagacaCCTGACACACTCCAAACCTTCTCTTCATTAGACTTTTTAAGTAAACCATTATTGttataaataatacattttcttggcaaacatttacagccatttgatttgtgtttgtttgtgtctttttcctgtcctcttaaCCCCCAGCTGGTTGAGACACTTGACCTTTTGTCCTGGTTCTGCAGTAAGTTACTTCCTGTTAAAGGGATGTTTTTCCTCTCCACTGTCGCCCACTGACCTGTGCATGCCCAGAATGGGGCACTGAACTGAAGGGAACGCAAGGGCTATCATTTAGAAATTTATCTAAAATGATCTACAtcctatttttttatgtattatcTTTTTGGACATACACATTTTATTGGATAGAACTGAATTAGAACTGGACTGAACTGGAATCTACTGGACTGGAATAAATTGTCTTAAATTATAAAGTGACTGGATTTGACTCTAAATCTgagtgtaataaataaaattataattagaTTGAGCTGGActttattcaataaaataaattgtattgaATCAGACCTGTTTATTCCCACTATAAATGGTTCTGATATATCCTCTGTTGTGAAATGGTGCTAATAAACCAAActacaacaaatattttagcTGCTAATGCAAAGTCTAAGGGTTTTATGTTAATTCTGACATTTTGAGTTTATTCCACAAACAGAGCCTGAAgactgaaggaaacagaaacaacatgaaaatatttGGGGGTGGGATGATCAAAGAAGGGAAATGTGCAACAGAACAAAGTCAGGAGGATATAAAGAGGAATCTTTTAAACGCTCAtggaagaaaaatcaaaaggtACAAACACATTAATCAGACAGCAAAGGTGAGACAAACAAATCCAGAGCAGCATATAAAATCCTGCATAAATCTGTTTGATTTATAGACTTTGTTCTTTCCTGAGTCTCTCACCGCTGACTGGAGCGCCGAAGCAGCTGGCGACTCCATCTCCAGCAGCTACAACCAACATTTCTGGGACCGCTTTCTCCTAGAAGATACACACCGTTTTTTGGGGCTGCATGGTACTCCTTTTTAGACATTAAacaacttctggagtcaacctgattcataTCAAAGCAAACTCAGTTACATTTGAAGATCttaagctaaaatgtgatgcGGTAGTTGCTgggagtcatcccaaacacactCTGAGCGAAATTTTTGGCAAACCAGCagctgatatgcattccttcaaggaatgcttgtttttaaatttaatataaatacttCTAAGTAGACAAACTGTCCACCAGCTGCTGAATTACCTTCGTGCTGCCTTGTATAAGGGTGCAGAGGTTGTCCAAGTAGGCCCCTAACATGGTGGAAAGATGCACAAATGGCCCCTGTTTAGGGGATAAAGTGTGACGAACTTGAAACATCCAAGTCACTGCGTTTCAAACCGGTATGACGAGTCGTCTCTCACCACTTTGCCGAGGAAAACTGTGCTGCCGGCTGCCAGCGTGCAGATAAGGCCCAGGAACTTGGCAAACATGTTGGTGAGAGACAAGTAATGAGGCATTTCAAACCCAGCTAGCATGGTCCTCACTTCAGGCACCCCAGaacctgaacagaaacaaaacggAACAATGCATGGGATACAAaagaaaagttgtaaaaagcTACAATAAGAAGTCATTTGAGGGAAGGATCTTTGTGGGATTTTATAGTTGTTGAGTTAATGGTTGGGAAGGCTGCAATAACTGCACCCTGATTTTCAGCTTCACTGTAAGATTTTGTTATAAATAGTTtcttaaatgaaactaaaaacatttctgtcagtgtTGCATCTTCAGTGGGCTTCAAAGCAGTCAGGGatacctcctcctcctccatgatGAAGACGATTTGATGAAGTTCACGCAGCATCAGAAGGGGAATAAAGTGAATTAAGGGGATTTTGAACGTGGTGTGGCTGTTGGTGCCAGacagctggtctgagtatttcagaactaggattttcacacacaaccagCTCTAGGATTTACAGAGACTaatcagaacaggaagtgttttctAGTCTCTTATTGGCCAATGTCGGTGAGCCTTAGCTGACACGAGTGGCGcctggtgtggtcttctgctgctgtaccTCAGGAGCTCATTTGTTTAAGTAATTCGCTTATTAAAGTCACTTCTGCCTCCTGAACCTTTTGAAAATCTAACTAACTTCCAGTCCATGTCTGTGCAACGGTTTGTGGACTAACCTGTGGAGAAGGGGCAGATGTTATGGGAGAACGTTGCTGCTAAAGCACAGAGGCATGCTGGGTAAAGAGTCCAGCAGAGGAACTGCAGCAGTATGTTGCCTTCCAGGTTCATATAAAGCCACTGGTGAGCTGCAAGTGATAAAAGAGGACAAGATAACcaccatttttatcttttcatgtCCTCAGATTGTTAAAAATGAgtagttgtgtttgtgttctttcaCCTCTCAGCAACATGGCTACGATAAAGTCCATGAGGAAGCTCAGGACGGCTGTCAAAATACCAAGAGTGGCGTAACCATACCACTCAATCCCACACACTGATCCCAAACAACACTTCAGCTTCAGAAGCCACTCTGTGGAGACAAAAATCCTCcaactaaaacaacatttgggTGACATATGAAGACAGGAAACATGCAAATCCAAGTAAAATACCATTTTTGACAATGCAAGCCCACACATGAGGATTAATTCTATCAATGGAGATATTTTCTAAGCAATGTACCAACATGGAGATGCTGCAATAcgaaataaaaatagaatacaTCATAAGTGTATTTAAATTGGAGGTTTATTCTTAGAGGGAATTTAAAAATGAGCTCTAGGGCTGATTTGTCCCACCACACTGGCTTCAGGAAATGTAAGAACATGAATATTAGAGTAAAAGGTTCATATGTTTAATGTgctgtttcaaaaacaaacatctttttatttattgagttatagccatgtaagtgtttgttttattgtcagatggctgtggcggccatcttaaatcaggctgactccaaaagtttatcagtcgtagatgtacacccaataatTACTATATAATCACTATATAATAACCAAAACTGGACCATGTTGGTACAAATAGTAACACTGCAAAAGAGAAATCCAGAATATTACAAccaaatatatttaattaaaggtaaaaagtgatttttttattgatatttcaTTCTTTGCCTCATGTATGCTTTTAGTCATGTGTTGTTGATCTCCTTCAATAAAAGTTTGAAGCATTTTGACTGAGTTAATCTTAAGTTTGTCAATAATTTAGAACCCTGAGATGAAAAGGGAAGGAAAGCAAACGTTTTTGGGTGGTAAACCAGTTTGTGTAATGAAATGCTCTATCGATCACAGCCGTCTCATTTTGCACATCACTGACCTTTGACGGCTGTGCGAGGCGCTCTGCATGGTTTCCATGGATTCAAAAGTAGAGGGATCCTATAATGGGATGTTTCTGATTGATTTTCTTGCTCCTGAATGCTGTTCTCTTCATCTGTTTCTCTCCCAGGAGACTCGTCAGAGTTCTTCTTTTTGGCTTCCGATACATAATAATGTCACAAATAGAATCTCAGATGGCAAGTTTTAACCAAACGAGCATAAATGACAAGAAAACTTACCTCCTGCTTGCTTTTGAGCGGTTATATCCATTTGTAAGAAAACATATAGTACCTGTATCTGTGTGTTGGAGGTAAGTTGTTACCTGGTTGGAAGCTGACCTCTGTTAAGGTATTTGCATAGAGATGATGAAGCTGTCACGGCTGAAAGCGTAGCTAATATTAACTCCTTGGAGGAACAGCGGTAGGTGCCCTTCATGAGTCCGGACTGCAAAAAGGCAggtttaccaaaaaaaaaaaaaaaaaagaaattcagctttttgttcattttttattgagCTCATCAGCaagtcttatttttattatacataTTTATGGAAAAATAGTATCACCAAGCAGGGTATGGATTTTCTCACCTTCTGGATTTCAGCTCAGGTTTTGGTTAATAATTTTGTACATCTAAggttatatttacaaaaatgtaagACTAAagaatcaaattatttttttgctaaaagcGCCACTATCTTCAGAAgacactgatgtttttattatggaATAGCTTTAGacatttcctcctcttcagaCACAGTTTACCCCGATCAGGCGATCATCTAAACCCTCTTCCTCACCTGTTTCTGTCACCTCACCAGTTTGTTGGCATCAAAACCAactcatttttagctttttattttaaatgagcattATTGTTTAGCTAATTTGGTTCGTCCTGGCAGGTGAAACTGCAGGATTCAAGCAGAATCTAAATGTTTCTTCTTAACACTACAGCAGTGGTCTTCAGTTAAAATTCAACAAAGAACAGCAAAACAACTTATTCTCTATCGAacaacagatattttaaaatgtaaattgtcTTTTAGTGACAGCCATGCTAGTTTCCTCCACTCATTCACCCTTGGAGAGCCTTAGGCCTGATCATCTGTGGCAGAAAGAAATTACAAGCCAGATGTAGAATAACGCCAAAAGCTAGAAAACACTTCCAATTAAAATATCTgtactgtattttaaaacatactgATTCAACAATCAATCTGGGTTCACATAAAATCTACTTTGGGTCTGATCTCAGACCCTAAACCAGtgaatatgtgttttttttccaaccatTGATGATAGAAAACTTTGAACTTTCAATTAAAGATATTTGTTGTAGTACAAGGTGgtaaattaaaggttttatcGCTGCTCTGAACTTCCTGCCCCATCCTGGCTTCACAGATCCTCAATCCACAAGTCAGTcgggaccaaaaaaaaacaaccagaccTTATAATGAAACACCCATAATATATCCTCTAAATGTTTGACACTTTATGAGAAATCAAAAGTAGGTTCCAGCAACCTTCAAGGTCAAGGTAATCATTGCTCAGACACAGTTTCAGCCCCAAAGAGACTTTTCCAACGACACGTTggttaatgtttattttccgTCGATGAACTCTTTCAATCagcacttgttttatttttggagcctTGAAATCTGCATGCTGTTAGCATCAGACACACCATCTCTCACACGTTCATATATTGTCTTACGAAAAGCGTTTCTCGGTATGAAAcatgtttccatggaaacagcaCAATGAGACGACCAGGGAAGCAGATGACGATTGTTTCTGAGGACCTCTGAGGTTTCCCTGCTGACGAAGAAGATAACAAGCCGATCAATTTATGTAACACACTTTATTAAGCAAATGCATTTCCTGTTTGAGAGCGCAAAGTCGCAACTTTAATATACTTAGTCAACGTgcaaaggagaaataaaaacagaaaatgcttttaaaatgcaaactacATCTGGGATCTGCAAGGAAAGTGACTAAAAAGCTTTAGAAATGTAACTTCTGTTTCTATAAGAACTTATTACACGAATAAAACGTGTCACAGAGGCTTTTTCGCCCCTTTCAGACACGCAGTTCTCACCTTTTAGCTGGACTGATCCCATCTGCAGCatgttttaaagtctgaacTGCAGGTGACAAGAAACCACAGATCTCTGAAATACTAGCAACAGATTTGTCTCCCTCTGTGATTGTTATAAGAGCCTATTTCACCTGGAAAGACAACCAGattagaagcaaaaaaaacatttaagatcagaaaaaatacaaaaacagtcaaatttaaCAGGGCAGGAACTCAAGAGGAGCACAAAATCACaaactttaatataaaacacTGACAGGATAAGGACAGATTGCTcaaagaaaggaagaaacaaaaattaaacaaaataaaaaaggatttgacATGAAGTGAAAAATCTGACTTTATcacctgatttatttttctctaaacaGAAAGTTTCAGGTCAGGGgaggcaattttttttttttataattttactgagattttaaaaagtttaaaccaaaacaaatacaaatactgGTCTTATTTTAATCTGACTGAAACATTAATAAAtccattttagttttgcttcATGTGGCTGAGTCTATTCACGCTAAAACAACTGAATACAGCAGATTATTTGTCAGAATGTTTCTTTacccaaaaaagacaaatataatgatgcagctttaattttaa
Protein-coding regions in this window:
- the clcnk gene encoding chloride channel K, translating into MDITAQKQAGAKKKNSDESPGRETDEENSIQEQENQSETSHYRIPLLLNPWKPCRAPRTAVKEWLLKLKCCLGSVCGIEWYGYATLGILTAVLSFLMDFIVAMLLRAHQWLYMNLEGNILLQFLCWTLYPACLCALAATFSHNICPFSTGSGVPEVRTMLAGFEMPHYLSLTNMFAKFLGLICTLAAGSTVFLGKVGPFVHLSTMLGAYLDNLCTLIQGSTKEKAVPEMLVVAAGDGVASCFGAPVSGVLFSVEVMCSHFALKHYCPCFFSAACGALTFHLLSMWSGDGETLQALFKTNFPTALPFYPLEILLFVFLGLLCGAVSCCYLFCHRWILNFTKTNTFVLKMLTTEKGLYSGLVVFFLALLTFPHSAGQYMASKYTTKQLLTSLLDSRQWSSQSHNASVQLEPLLEWSSSGAPVFLSLTVFLLMKMWMLVLACTLPLPAGYFMPVFVCGAALGRLFGEGVAYVSSSGAILGQQWGSVNPGGYALAGAAAFSGAVTHTLSPVLLAVELTGQFSHAVPILLSALLANSVARSGHRPSFYDALSISKKLPYLPSLKKACPRLPSTPVGRVLGVKSVQLQKAAGPAEVQRAVNSSTEAQIPVVDSHDSQILLGFVLRSELQMFLHHCRNQKVEGRLDEVCCIHPTSVLLSPHNTVKEAYSILSAAGAQTLFVADKGRLVGHITWSEMKRILETLAAEI